In Rhodospirillales bacterium, a single window of DNA contains:
- a CDS encoding sulfite exporter TauE/SafE family protein, whose translation MFQIYLPIAEMSVDILLLLGMGGAVGFLSGLFGVGGGFLMTPLLIFIGVPPPVAVGSEVNQVVAASVSGFMAHWRRRQVDFKMGSVLLVGGMAGSAFGVWLFGLLRQLGQIDLVISVSYVVMLGAIGLLMMVESVRAILRRKDGAAPRRKAHIHRWGHGLPFKMRFRASRLYISAIMPILLGFLVGVLAAIMGVGGGFLLVPAMIYLLGMPVSIVIGTSLFQITFVTAVATFLHATSTQTVDVVLAGLLTLGAVIGAQFGTRVGAELRGEELRGLLALVVLGVCGTLVYRLVSEPSSLYSLAVVGLH comes from the coding sequence ATGTTCCAGATCTACCTGCCGATTGCAGAGATGTCCGTCGATATCCTCCTGCTGCTCGGCATGGGCGGAGCGGTGGGCTTCCTGTCGGGCCTGTTCGGTGTCGGCGGCGGTTTCCTGATGACGCCGCTGCTGATCTTCATCGGCGTGCCGCCGCCCGTGGCGGTGGGCTCGGAGGTCAACCAGGTGGTCGCGGCCTCGGTCTCGGGCTTCATGGCGCACTGGCGACGACGCCAGGTCGATTTCAAGATGGGCAGCGTGCTGCTGGTCGGCGGCATGGCCGGCTCGGCCTTCGGTGTCTGGCTGTTCGGACTGCTCCGGCAGCTGGGCCAGATCGACCTTGTGATTTCGGTCTCCTATGTCGTGATGCTGGGTGCCATCGGTTTGCTGATGATGGTCGAGTCGGTGCGCGCGATCCTGCGCCGCAAGGACGGTGCCGCACCCCGCAGGAAGGCGCACATCCACCGCTGGGGCCACGGCCTGCCGTTCAAGATGCGCTTCCGCGCGTCACGGCTCTACATCAGCGCGATCATGCCGATCCTGCTGGGCTTCCTGGTCGGCGTGCTGGCCGCGATCATGGGTGTCGGCGGGGGCTTCCTGCTGGTTCCCGCCATGATCTACCTGCTCGGCATGCCGGTTTCGATCGTGATCGGCACCTCGCTCTTCCAGATCACCTTCGTCACGGCCGTCGCGACCTTCCTGCACGCCACCAGCACCCAGACCGTCGATGTCGTGCTCGCCGGTCTGCTCACGCTGGGGGCCGTGATCGGTGCGCAGTTCGGCACACGGGTCGGCGCGGAGCTGCGCGGCGAGGAGCTGCGCGGATTGCTGGCGCTGGTCGTGCTCGGGGTCTGCGGCACCCTGGTCTACCGGCTGGTTTCGGAGCCATCGAGCCTCTACAGCCTTGCCG